One Betaproteobacteria bacterium genomic window carries:
- the glmU gene encoding bifunctional UDP-N-acetylglucosamine diphosphorylase/glucosamine-1-phosphate N-acetyltransferase GlmU, whose amino-acid sequence MHSRLPKVLHAIGGKPMLGHVLERAMALRSERTIVIYGHGGDAVPSAFGNAPVKFIRQEPQLGTGHAVRQALPYLLPGGSTLVLYGDVPLTRDNTLKDLMSKPGLRVLTATLSDPTGYGRIIRDRAGRIQCIVEDKDASPKEKAIGEINTGILYAPTDLLQHWLSKLTNHNAQKEYYLTDVVRLAIASKTEVSSTIPADEWEILGVNSKEQLAYLERVHQLQNARGLMARGATLADPWRFDLRGELDCGADVFIDVNCVFEGKVRLADEVRVGPGCVLKNVEIGAGSEIAPYCHLNGVVIGANCQIGPYARMRPGTRLADDVHIGNFVETKATEIGNKSKANHLSYLGDTTIGSGVNIGAGTIVCNYDGANKYRTVIEDGAFIGSDTQLVAPVTIGRGATIGAGSTITKDAPAEALTLSRSKQISVSGWVRPTKKSPK is encoded by the coding sequence ATGCACTCCCGGCTTCCCAAGGTCTTGCACGCCATCGGCGGCAAACCGATGCTCGGTCATGTGCTGGAGCGCGCAATGGCGCTGCGGTCTGAGCGCACCATCGTCATCTACGGCCACGGAGGTGACGCGGTTCCGTCCGCCTTCGGGAATGCACCGGTCAAGTTCATACGACAAGAGCCGCAGCTTGGCACCGGTCACGCAGTCCGGCAGGCCTTGCCCTACCTGCTGCCCGGCGGCAGCACATTGGTGTTGTATGGCGATGTGCCGCTTACCCGGGACAACACGCTTAAGGACCTCATGTCGAAACCGGGTCTGCGAGTTCTTACTGCGACACTAAGCGATCCCACGGGCTACGGCCGCATAATTCGGGATCGCGCCGGCCGCATCCAATGTATCGTCGAGGACAAGGATGCAAGTCCAAAAGAGAAAGCCATAGGGGAGATCAACACCGGCATTCTCTACGCACCGACGGACCTGCTGCAGCACTGGCTATCAAAGCTGACCAACCACAATGCACAGAAAGAATACTACCTGACCGATGTGGTGCGCCTTGCAATTGCATCGAAAACCGAAGTGAGCTCGACCATTCCGGCAGACGAGTGGGAGATCCTGGGCGTTAACAGCAAGGAGCAGCTGGCCTATCTTGAACGCGTTCATCAATTGCAAAATGCCAGGGGCCTCATGGCGCGTGGTGCGACGCTGGCTGATCCATGGCGTTTCGATTTGCGTGGCGAACTCGATTGCGGCGCCGATGTATTTATCGACGTAAACTGCGTATTTGAAGGAAAGGTCCGGCTGGCGGATGAAGTCAGAGTCGGCCCGGGTTGCGTGCTGAAGAATGTCGAAATCGGGGCAGGCAGCGAGATCGCGCCTTACTGTCATCTCAATGGGGTCGTCATAGGTGCCAACTGCCAGATCGGTCCCTATGCGCGGATGCGTCCCGGTACACGGCTGGCCGACGACGTGCATATCGGCAATTTCGTCGAGACCAAGGCGACCGAAATTGGCAACAAGTCCAAGGCCAACCACCTGAGCTACCTTGGCGACACGACGATAGGCAGCGGCGTCAACATCGGTGCGGGCACCATTGTCTGCAACTACGACGGCGCCAACAAATATCGTACTGTGATCGAGGACGGCGCCTTCATCGGCTCAGATACACAACTGGTCGCGCCGGTCACCATTGGTCGTGGTGCCACCATCGGCGCAGGGAGCACGATCACCAAAGATGCCCCCGCGGAAGCGCTGACGCTATCGCGCTCCAAACAGATATCCGTGTCCGGCTGGGTACGCCCAACCAAGAAGAGTCCAAAGTAA
- the glmS gene encoding glutamine--fructose-6-phosphate transaminase (isomerizing), translating into MCGIVGAVARRNIVPILIEGLRKLEYRGYDSAGIAVVNGGLHRLRSIGRVASLAEMADQAKVHGNLGIAHTRWATHGVPSERNAHPHVSEDGFAVVHNGIIENHEEIRARLSTAGYRFASDTDTEVVAHLIHLHWKQDGNLFAAVRKAVAELRGAYAIAVLSEKSPETLVVARKGAPLLLGLGKGENFAASDASALLQVTKKVIYLEDGDVAEIGLNGVQICDSTGSEVIRSVHESKLSADAVELGPYRHYMQKEIFEQPGAVANTLEMVIGAQSIVPQLFGVEAESMMKRINAVTVLACGTSYHAGLVARYWIEAIAGIPCSVEIASEFRYRESVPNPDTLVIAISQSGETADTIAALQFAKSLGQNLALAICNVAESSLIRHASLKFLTRAGPEIGVASTKAFTTQLAALFLLTLVLAKTRGRLSAADEQKHLQALRHLPSALQQVLTLEPEVAKWAKRFADKQHALFLGRGMHYPIAMEGALKLKEISYIHAEAYPAGELKHGPLALVDKEMPVIAIAPNDALLEKLKSNLQEVRARGGELYVFADADTHIQAEDGVHIIRMTEHAGYLSPILHTLPLQLLAYHAALTKGTDVDKPRNLAKSVTVE; encoded by the coding sequence ATGTGTGGAATCGTAGGCGCAGTCGCTCGGCGTAATATCGTTCCCATCCTGATCGAGGGTCTGCGCAAGCTTGAGTATCGCGGCTACGATTCCGCGGGGATTGCGGTAGTCAATGGCGGTCTGCATCGCCTGCGCAGTATCGGGCGCGTGGCTTCGCTCGCCGAGATGGCGGATCAGGCGAAGGTTCACGGCAACCTTGGCATCGCACACACCCGCTGGGCCACGCACGGGGTTCCTTCGGAGCGCAACGCCCATCCTCATGTCAGCGAGGACGGCTTTGCGGTCGTTCACAACGGCATCATCGAAAATCACGAAGAGATACGCGCACGGCTTTCGACTGCCGGGTATCGCTTCGCCTCCGATACCGACACCGAAGTCGTCGCACACCTGATTCATCTGCACTGGAAACAGGATGGCAACCTGTTCGCCGCCGTGCGCAAAGCCGTCGCCGAGTTGCGCGGGGCCTACGCGATCGCGGTGTTGTCGGAGAAAAGTCCTGAAACGCTGGTAGTCGCGCGCAAGGGCGCGCCATTGCTGCTGGGACTGGGCAAAGGTGAAAACTTCGCCGCATCGGACGCTTCTGCGCTGCTGCAGGTCACCAAGAAGGTCATCTATCTCGAAGATGGCGATGTGGCCGAGATCGGGTTGAACGGCGTGCAAATCTGCGACAGCACAGGCAGCGAAGTGATCCGGTCCGTGCATGAAAGCAAATTGTCCGCAGACGCGGTAGAACTCGGGCCGTACCGTCACTACATGCAGAAGGAAATCTTCGAGCAGCCAGGGGCGGTGGCCAATACGCTGGAGATGGTCATCGGCGCCCAATCGATCGTGCCGCAGTTGTTCGGCGTCGAGGCCGAGAGCATGATGAAGCGGATCAACGCAGTCACCGTGCTCGCCTGCGGAACCAGCTATCACGCCGGGCTGGTTGCGCGTTATTGGATAGAGGCAATCGCAGGCATTCCCTGCTCGGTCGAGATCGCCAGTGAATTCCGCTATCGGGAGAGTGTACCGAATCCCGACACACTGGTCATCGCCATATCCCAGTCAGGAGAGACCGCGGATACGATAGCCGCGCTGCAATTCGCCAAATCGCTTGGGCAGAACCTCGCGCTGGCAATATGCAATGTGGCGGAAAGCTCATTGATCCGACACGCCAGTCTGAAATTTCTCACGCGCGCCGGACCCGAGATCGGCGTGGCCTCGACCAAGGCATTTACTACTCAACTCGCAGCGCTGTTTTTGCTGACGCTGGTGCTGGCCAAAACGCGTGGTCGGCTTTCCGCGGCGGATGAGCAAAAGCATCTGCAAGCGCTGCGGCACCTGCCTTCTGCACTGCAACAGGTGCTCACGCTCGAACCCGAGGTTGCAAAATGGGCGAAGCGATTTGCCGATAAACAACATGCACTGTTCCTCGGTCGAGGCATGCACTATCCGATCGCGATGGAAGGCGCGCTCAAGCTCAAGGAGATTTCCTATATCCACGCGGAGGCCTACCCGGCCGGCGAGCTCAAGCACGGACCGCTGGCACTGGTGGACAAGGAGATGCCGGTAATCGCGATCGCCCCGAATGATGCGTTGCTGGAGAAACTCAAGTCCAACTTGCAAGAAGTCCGCGCCCGCGGTGGCGAGCTCTACGTGTTCGCCGATGCCGACACCCATATTCAGGCCGAGGATGGGGTGCATATCATCCGCATGACCGAACACGCAGGTTACCTGAGCCCCATCCTGCACACGCTGCCACTGCAGTTGCTGGCGTATCACGCCGCACTTACCAAGGGCACGGATGTCGACAAACCGCGCAATCTGGCAAAGTCTGTCACTGTCGAATAA
- a CDS encoding tetratricopeptide repeat protein, whose product MQKFLKLLIPSMLAVLSLIILPTAVANMGSEESTESSDPNYLEGKKAVESQEWKKAIDLLSKAVQAVPNNSDAHNLLGYAYRKTGRFDASFVQYNEALKLDPTNKHAHEYIGEAYLLTDNLPKAEQHLAELQRICSPIPCEEYKELKRAVDTYKKAKK is encoded by the coding sequence ATGCAGAAATTCCTGAAATTATTGATTCCCTCAATGCTTGCCGTCCTGAGCCTGATCATACTGCCGACGGCCGTAGCGAATATGGGCTCGGAGGAATCAACCGAGAGCAGTGATCCAAACTACCTGGAGGGCAAAAAAGCCGTGGAATCGCAGGAGTGGAAAAAGGCGATCGACCTGCTCTCGAAGGCGGTGCAGGCCGTGCCGAACAATTCCGATGCGCACAATCTCCTGGGATACGCATATCGTAAGACCGGGAGGTTCGACGCTTCATTCGTCCAGTACAACGAAGCGTTGAAGCTCGATCCGACGAACAAGCACGCACATGAATACATCGGGGAGGCCTATCTTTTGACCGACAACCTGCCCAAGGCGGAGCAACATCTCGCCGAGCTGCAGAGAATCTGTTCGCCGATTCCGTGCGAGGAATACAAGGAGCTCAAGCGCGCCGTGGACACCTACAAAAAGGCCAAGAAGTAG
- a CDS encoding HAD-IA family hydrolase, whose protein sequence is MPNPAICAVLWDFGGVMTESPFLAFRRFEEERGLPADFLRGINARNHDYNAWARFERSELSPHEFDEVFAAETQAAGHEVRGLDVIDLLYGEVRPAMVAALRACKRHFTNACVTNNVAAGPGRGFERDPGRAVEWKGILDLFDVVIESSKIGVRKPEIRFFERACEQLGISASQAVYLDDLGTNLKPARTMGMRTIKVEDPAIAIAELESVLEISLH, encoded by the coding sequence ATGCCCAATCCGGCGATATGCGCCGTGCTGTGGGATTTCGGCGGCGTGATGACGGAAAGTCCTTTTCTGGCGTTTCGACGTTTCGAAGAGGAACGCGGATTGCCTGCCGATTTCCTGCGCGGCATCAATGCGCGCAACCACGATTACAATGCCTGGGCGCGTTTCGAGCGATCGGAACTGTCGCCTCATGAGTTCGACGAAGTTTTCGCCGCGGAAACGCAGGCCGCCGGTCACGAAGTGCGCGGGCTCGATGTCATCGATCTCCTTTATGGTGAAGTCCGGCCGGCCATGGTCGCAGCGCTCAGGGCCTGCAAGCGCCACTTTACCAATGCCTGCGTCACCAATAACGTAGCCGCGGGGCCTGGGCGGGGGTTTGAGCGTGACCCGGGGCGCGCCGTCGAATGGAAGGGAATTCTCGACTTGTTCGACGTCGTCATCGAATCTTCCAAAATCGGCGTGCGCAAACCCGAGATTCGGTTCTTCGAACGGGCTTGCGAGCAACTCGGCATAAGCGCGTCGCAGGCGGTCTATCTGGATGACCTGGGCACCAACCTGAAGCCTGCGCGAACCATGGGAATGCGCACCATCAAAGTGGAGGATCCGGCCATCGCGATAGCCGAACTCGAGTCGGTACTGGAAATTTCCTTACACTGA
- a CDS encoding SDR family oxidoreductase translates to MKAPARKVIITGASSGIGRALALEYAGRGATLGLIARRADLLTQLAASLPVRSYTYAVDVTDARALAMAAEDFVARVGSPDVVIANAGISAGTLTGNPEDNAVFEEIMAINVIGMMLTFQPFVEAMKRQREGVLAGIASVAGFRGIPGAAAYSASKAAAISYLESLRVELHGSGVSVVTICPGYVATSMTSKNPYRMPFLMHAEVAASKVATAIAARKKFYVLPWQMALVGWVLRRLPRPLYDLLFARAPHKPRRPPR, encoded by the coding sequence ATGAAGGCGCCGGCCCGGAAGGTCATCATTACCGGCGCCTCCAGCGGCATAGGCAGAGCCCTCGCGCTGGAATACGCCGGACGCGGTGCCACGCTTGGTCTGATCGCGCGTCGCGCGGATCTTCTCACGCAACTTGCGGCGTCGCTGCCGGTTCGGTCCTACACGTATGCCGTGGATGTAACGGACGCGCGCGCGCTGGCGATGGCTGCGGAGGATTTCGTCGCCCGTGTGGGAAGTCCCGATGTCGTGATCGCGAATGCAGGGATAAGTGCCGGTACGCTCACAGGCAATCCCGAGGACAACGCGGTGTTCGAAGAAATCATGGCGATCAACGTCATTGGAATGATGCTGACCTTTCAGCCATTCGTCGAAGCGATGAAACGGCAGCGCGAGGGTGTACTGGCCGGGATCGCCAGCGTAGCCGGATTTCGCGGTATTCCGGGCGCCGCGGCGTATTCCGCGTCGAAAGCAGCCGCGATCTCCTATCTCGAAAGCTTGCGTGTCGAATTGCACGGCAGCGGTGTATCGGTCGTGACGATTTGCCCGGGGTATGTCGCCACGTCGATGACTTCGAAAAATCCCTATCGCATGCCGTTTTTAATGCATGCCGAGGTAGCAGCTTCGAAGGTGGCTACGGCGATCGCCGCACGCAAAAAGTTTTACGTTCTGCCCTGGCAGATGGCGCTGGTTGGCTGGGTGTTGCGCCGGTTGCCGCGGCCGTTGTATGACCTGCTGTTCGCGCGCGCGCCGCACAAGCCGCGTCGGCCGCCCCGCTGA
- a CDS encoding thiol:disulfide interchange protein DsbA/DsbL — MKQFIAALSPAWLIAAGHLFALMPGAMAAEPMEDVDYVLVVPQPVAVPGKIEVIEFFHYGCESCNRLEPQLQSWLKTVPHDTSFRRVPALRRMAWVPLTRVYFALEQLGEIERLHMQVYQVVHEGGLNLGNSTELRAWAQKSGLDSVKLEQMLDSDLVRAQVQRARDATVAYGIRATPSFVVDGKYMTSGRMAGSLDALLPIVDGLIDKARAARALK; from the coding sequence GTGAAGCAGTTCATTGCCGCGCTAAGCCCGGCGTGGCTGATCGCGGCCGGGCACCTGTTCGCGTTGATGCCTGGCGCAATGGCAGCAGAGCCGATGGAGGACGTGGACTACGTTCTCGTTGTGCCCCAGCCGGTGGCAGTCCCGGGCAAGATCGAAGTCATCGAATTTTTCCATTACGGCTGCGAATCGTGCAACCGCCTCGAGCCGCAGCTCCAATCCTGGCTGAAGACCGTCCCCCACGACACCTCTTTCCGGCGCGTGCCGGCCCTTCGGCGCATGGCCTGGGTCCCGCTCACCAGGGTTTATTTCGCCCTCGAACAACTCGGGGAAATTGAAAGATTGCATATGCAGGTTTATCAGGTCGTACATGAGGGGGGGCTCAATCTCGGCAATTCCACCGAACTCCGCGCATGGGCGCAGAAGTCCGGTCTCGATAGCGTGAAACTCGAGCAAATGCTGGACTCCGATCTGGTCAGGGCGCAGGTGCAGCGGGCACGCGATGCGACCGTGGCGTATGGCATTCGCGCCACGCCATCCTTCGTCGTGGACGGAAAATACATGACCAGTGGCCGCATGGCCGGCAGTCTGGATGCGCTGTTGCCCATAGTCGATGGCCTGATCGACAAGGCGCGTGCAGCGCGTGCACTGAAATGA
- a CDS encoding thiol:disulfide interchange protein DsbA/DsbL produces the protein MKQLRPIFLAALTILGFVLASAAAAKPVLDKEYKLIDPPQPQPATVKGVEVLEFFNYACSHCYEFEPNLKTWLKNKPKNAEFRYVPAVFNERMIPLAKIYYTLEEMGALEKLHDKVYYAIHQQQLNLTDRAILLKWIGEQGVDTKKFEATFDSFSVNNKVQRATQMTRNYRIPGTPYLIIGGRYLTGPSMSLRADGNVDHNRLMQVLNELIDLSQGGAR, from the coding sequence ATGAAACAATTACGCCCCATTTTTCTTGCCGCGCTGACGATACTGGGATTCGTACTTGCGTCGGCCGCTGCAGCCAAGCCTGTGCTGGACAAGGAATACAAGCTGATCGATCCACCTCAACCCCAGCCGGCCACGGTGAAGGGCGTCGAGGTGCTGGAGTTTTTCAATTACGCCTGCTCGCATTGCTATGAATTCGAACCGAATCTGAAGACCTGGCTGAAGAACAAACCGAAGAATGCGGAGTTCCGCTACGTCCCGGCGGTTTTCAATGAACGCATGATCCCGCTAGCCAAGATCTACTACACGCTCGAAGAAATGGGAGCGCTCGAAAAACTGCATGACAAGGTGTACTACGCGATCCATCAGCAACAGTTGAATCTGACAGACCGGGCGATTCTGCTGAAATGGATCGGCGAACAGGGAGTCGACACCAAGAAATTCGAAGCGACCTTCGACTCCTTCAGTGTGAACAACAAGGTGCAGCGCGCCACGCAGATGACGCGCAACTATCGTATCCCCGGCACGCCCTATCTGATCATCGGCGGCCGTTACCTGACCGGGCCCTCGATGTCCTTGCGTGCCGACGGCAATGTCGATCATAACCGGCTCATGCAGGTCCTGAACGAGCTGATCGATCTGAGCCAGGGCGGTGCACGCTAA
- a CDS encoding SPOR domain-containing protein, with protein sequence MSRDYKNSGSAAAGGRGSPIWVGILIGLLVGLCIALGVALYINKGANPFLQKQKAAEKSTEKSTDPQKESPATETSKPFPPAGEKHAKSGEVKPRFDFYKILPGTEEAVTDKEFKRTSPAAAKEVYFLQVAAFQSPSDADNLKARLALAGIETQIQTATLPDGQVWHRVRVGPFSSQDELSKSRAALKENKLEANLIKVRE encoded by the coding sequence ATGAGCCGCGACTACAAAAACAGCGGATCTGCCGCGGCCGGTGGACGCGGCAGTCCGATATGGGTCGGCATCCTGATCGGGTTGCTGGTCGGCCTTTGCATTGCTCTCGGCGTTGCCCTGTACATCAACAAGGGCGCCAATCCCTTTCTCCAGAAGCAGAAGGCCGCAGAGAAATCCACAGAGAAATCCACCGACCCGCAGAAGGAGTCTCCCGCCACGGAGACATCGAAGCCGTTCCCGCCTGCGGGCGAGAAACACGCCAAGAGCGGCGAGGTCAAACCGCGCTTCGACTTCTACAAAATCCTGCCGGGTACCGAAGAAGCGGTTACGGACAAGGAATTCAAACGGACTTCCCCTGCTGCGGCCAAGGAAGTTTATTTCCTGCAGGTGGCGGCCTTCCAGAGTCCTTCCGACGCGGACAATCTCAAGGCGCGCCTGGCTCTTGCCGGTATCGAGACTCAGATCCAGACCGCCACGCTGCCGGACGGCCAGGTATGGCACCGCGTGAGAGTTGGCCCGTTCTCGAGCCAGGATGAACTAAGCAAGTCACGTGCTGCTCTGAAGGAAAACAAGCTGGAAGCAAACCTGATCAAGGTTCGCGAATAG